A segment of the Pithys albifrons albifrons isolate INPA30051 chromosome 26, PitAlb_v1, whole genome shotgun sequence genome:
TTAAGGGATTATTTTCAGTGAATTGCTTCAGTGTATACCATCAACAATTGCTGTGtgtaaatacatgtattttcaGGAACCCCATGTTTCACTGAAGCAAAACATGTACAAAAGGTGACATTTTCTGGATAAGacaatttattttaacaaatacATGTATCTTTATGATGAACTGGAGGCTGCAACAGCTGCTCTCTTGGGCTTTGGTGTGGTTCCCTCACGGAATCCATTCCTGTAAGTAGAAATATGGTTACTAGTTTTTGAAAGGGTGACTTCTGctccaaattattttctaaCAAGTAATGTTTCAGATCAAGTTCACCAGcttttttcagcttctcagtAATGCACTGAAATCACAATCGAGTTCATATGTTCAGACATTTTTAATAAGAAACATGATTGACAAGCTGTTTGGAATAAGCAatatggttttctttctcttctgctgaAGTAAATTTGACTTCTTCAAACAGGAAGATTTCAGTAACTGAGTAAACACTGCAAGACTGAATTTGATACAGCACACCCACTGAAGGCATGCCTTACTTAATGTTCCTACTAAGCAACTCAGGAAAAGATTTCACATTTGTTAGTACTGAAGTGCAAGTTAATTTCTTATCGAAATCTGCCCCAAGCTTGCTTTTGGATATATTTCTACTTCAGCAACACTTTATGGAAATTGGGCTGCAGTTGCACATTGTAAGGTATTTTCTGGATGCTTCTGGGAAAGACTGTGCTCACCAAAAAAACTCCAGATGAATGAATCCCTCAACTACACCTAGGTCCGGGACTTAAAAGACTCCTACTTTTCACTATTAAATCCAATCTACATTTTTAGGAAAAGACTCTTGAATTGCTTGGTATTTTTCATCCATCTTTCTGGTGTATTAGGCCAAAAGTTACAGAGCTGTGCTTTAGAACATGGAGgtcaaacaaaaagaaattcttaGCGAGTTTAACAGTACAGTACCCTTTAAGTACAACTCAAAGCTTTATAACACATTTTAGAAAACTCTAACTCGGAATCTGATGTTATTTACTTACTGCTAATTGAACTCCAAATCAAGGAGCAACCACTGAAGTATTTAAATccttaacattttttttgtggGCAAGAGGGGATTGAAATGCATTTCAAGAATTGTCTCTTTGTGGGCGTTTTATTACAATACTGTCTGTGTTCTGTACTATCTACACTTAACAGAAACATCAGAGCTTGCTATACGTCCTATGTATTAATAGTAAGTGAGCTTTTTATAATTGGCAGCATATTAATCTGAAGATATAAGGCATAATTTATTACcacaatatatttaaaaagaaacaccaTACCTCATCAAGTGTATGAAATGTGTTAACTCTGAATGATGAATTTTATAATTCAGTGAAATCCATTGAAGATTTCAGATTACACTAGTTTGTAATAAAATGTTGTACCTGAATCGACGGTAGACCCTTTTCAGGTGTCTCATGCGACCAGTACCAGTGGTGTTGCGTCTTTTAGCCTTTGCACTCCAGTTATCTAGAACACAGGAGTTACTGTTACTCATCTGCATCATGAATTAGTTTCAGAGTACATTTGAATAGCACAACTGTTCACTCTgacagaagcaaaagaaaaaaaattataaatatagtTAAATCAGTGGTAATTTCAAAAAAGCTCCAAACACTGAAAGATGATACAGTGTTCTTTCTTGGTTGGAAAAAAGCCAGACTATTGAAGACAACAAACAAGTTTTTAAACTCAACTCTGTTACTTACACTTTCTCTTACGCTTAGCAGGGTAACCACATTTCCCACAGGTAGATTTCTGCAGATGGTATGCCTTGGACCCACATCGACGACACAAGGTGTGCGTCTTATTTCGTCGCTTACCAAATGATGATGTACCCTTCGtctgagaaatatttcaagACATTGCAGATTGCAATTATTATCACTATCACATTGTAATTATTATCACTATCACTCAAAAGTCATGTAACTCAAAACATAGGCTTCTCTAAAAAACACTCACAAATTCACAAAGCCCAATAAACATGGCAGAGGCACATTGCACTCTGAAACACCAACTCAGTTTCATCTATAGCTGTCCTCCATTGTTAGAAATCAGCTCCTTATGCCTCTGCCATTCCTATCCCCCTGCCCAGTGCTGAAATCAAACGAAGCCACCGAGTGATTATCTCCAACTCCTTTCTTATCTCCCTCAAGTTTATCGGTGATAAACAGTAAACTGCTTTTACCTAAGGAAAGGTATTTATTCTCACAGATCAACCGCACACTCACAAGAGGCTTTGGCAACCAAACCCCCTCTTGCTACGTTATCTGAAAAGCTGCTTCATCCCTGGGGAGAGCGCTGGCCCGGCCAGACCCGCAAGGAGATCCCGCGGTAGCACGGCCCCATACCCCATCGCTGCCTCTTCGCCCAGGGCGAGACACCCCGTGCCTCCACACGggccaggagcagggcccaCCGCCAGGCTCTCAGGCTCACGTCCCGGTCTCGTCTCCCCGCAGCGCCGTCCCGCCGCTGAGCCCggccacagcagggcacagggccaCCCCACGCCCCAAAAGAGGCCCGCGGCTCGCAAAGCCCAGTACGGCAACGGATGAAAACAGATACCCCTACACCCGAGCCCCAGTGCTCACCATCTTCTCCGGGCGCTAGCGCCAAAGAGGCTGTACCCCGCCCCGCTTCCGCTATAGTCCGGCAAGCGCTTCCGGGGGAGTGCTGGGAGTGTCCAGTTGGGAATGGCGGAGGGATCTGGTCCGGTCTCCCGGCTGGGTAGGTCTGGTCTGGCCTGGCCTGGCTCGGCTCGCCTCGCCTCGGCGCGGCAGAGACCGAGTGCTCTCCTTGGTTGGCCTCACCCCAAGTTGTGTTTAGGAGTCCCCTCTGTGTGATGGCCCCTTCCCGCCAGGTCCGGCCTGCTGGGACATGCGGGGGCCCTGAAAGCCGCGGGGGCCCTGAAAGCCTTGGTGTCCTGGGTGAGACCCTTAAGGGCCGGACCCCAAAAGCTCTCCAGTGACACCACCTAAAAACTGATGTTTATTAGAGCATCGCTGTATGTCTTAGGCTATGGTGCAACTGGTCCTGGAAATAATGATTAAGTGTAATGATTATGTGTAAAtatgtaaagaaaacatttaacagACATAAGTTGCCTTGCTGGTACATAATTTTTAACTCTAATGCATCTTCTCTGTGATAGTGCCTATGCTGCTATTCACAGGTGCCTACAGCTCCACTTCAGGCTGCAGAATCAAGTCCTGGCTCTATTTCTACATCAAGTGAAACTTATTTTCATGACTGAAATTCAGGGACAGGATATTAATGGCTGTAGTACATACTTTCAAAGTGAATTGCCTTAAAAGATAGGCAGCCCCTACTGCACACTTTGCTTGTCAGTGCCCCCCCAAGCTCCATACACGCAACATGACAGTCTGCCTAAAACACTGCAATGGACATCATTTATGCAAAATTGTTTTTTATTCAGAAGCACC
Coding sequences within it:
- the LOC139683029 gene encoding large ribosomal subunit protein eL37, producing MTKGTSSFGKRRNKTHTLCRRCGSKAYHLQKSTCGKCGYPAKRKRKYNWSAKAKRRNTTGTGRMRHLKRVYRRFRNGFREGTTPKPKRAAVAASSSS